The genomic interval AATTCGTTGTGTTTGTAGTATAAATAATTGGGAGGACAATATTCGGGTGAACATTATATTTAGTGCCTGACTCTTCCCTCGCACTTGTCGATGGGAATGCACCGGTCTCCTTTTACGACGCGAACGAATCCACTTTTGCAGACACATCCGGGGTAGCATTCGTTAGCTGCGGTTCCACTGGAAGAACAAGCGTTTGGCTCCTCGTAATTGTCGCATGTCTTTTGGCACGATGGGTTAGCATTGCACCTCGAATAAACTTCGGAACGATCGCAGTTTGATGTCGTGGTCCCTGGATCTGGtgtgcaaaaaatgaaaagctatgattctttttccgttttcttttgtgtggttattattattatcaatattattattatttcaagggAGTATATACGCTGAAGGATGTAAGAGATTGAGAtttgggaaaataaaaaactctcGACAAAGGTACAAGGCGATAAAGATTTTTTTACCAATGCCTCGGAGGATGAGAAAAGTCCATTCTTGGAAGagaatattctttcatttcttctgcGGTTGTTAATTCTAACCAGAGTTTGTTTAATATTGGTAAGAATAATACCTCGTTATAAGGTGATATCTATACAGCGATGTAAGAAtaagacgaataaaaaatgcatCAGACGTGACATCAGCGATGTTTATCTTCTCATGAAAGTGGATTAGGTCATAATCGCGAACAAACATATAACTGTGTTATGCACAATAAAATGATGACAAGAGCGCAGGTGAATCGCGAAGAAAGAAGTGGGCGAGCAGAGAACGCTACGTGTGTGAAGGAGaggagattaaaaaataaatgagttTTGATGGCGATAAAAATGcgcatttatatataattgGACGTATAGTGACTCCGTAGTTGTGTGACCGAATTGTGTGAAGATGGACCATTCGAAAGCAAATAAAGTAATAGAGGCGTATACGTCGGTTTCAATACGacgcaaataaattttttcgttacctAACCGATTGTTGTTCTCAGACCTGTGAATGCAGATCGGACCGTTTTCGTAATTAGCAATTTACAAGTCATTTACACgagccatttttatttttagatcgCGAGGTTTTTAGGAACTCGTTCTCTGACGTGCGAAAAGCGAAATAAGATCGTCAAATTCTGAATGAATTCCTTCACAAAtcaacgtttgaaaattagtACGAAACAACAGAATTATGCATTTCAATTTCGTTGGTCAAGTTTTAAtggttttatatttttaattttttaaatcactcACCGCCTCCAACCGTGTTCGCGGAATTTGTATCCTGGTTTTGGTATGCGGCGACATTCATCAGGGCCACGGCGCCAATGACCAAAAGCGTGTATAAGGTGACCGTTGAAAGTGAATTCATATTTGCGCTTGAAGTtccgttacgttacgttaatTTAGCTCCGGTCTGGAAGCTTTCGGAAGAACGAGTGAGGTCTTCGCGCGTCGACAGCGTTTAAATACGCGGCAATATCGCGATTCCATATGCGAAATTACGGGAACAGGTCTTGCCCCAGATAGAGAAAAgctgaacgaataaaataacatttgAATATTAGATATGCTGCCGAAAGTTTAAACATCTGTTATCATTACTaaaatgtatacgtaatacGCGTACAAATTCACGTTTAACAAATTATCgacaaaatctttttttttaattaggtaatttgagtttttttctcatcatttttcttctttcatcgccggaataaaaaaagagttcaacaaattttttgctGTTGGTTTGATAGAAGATTTCGTTGTTTAACTGGGAatcagatgttttttttttcagaataacaaaatttcgaTAGCTTTGAGAAAGTGTTAATTCGACCGATCCGGagctgcatattttttttctttcaagtgATTCTATCGAATAACTAAATCActtaataaaaagtaaaaatgttaATAACAAATGATGTTCTCATTTACATTCCGTACTAATCATAAcgtctcaagttttatcttcAAATGGGGTTCGCAGAAAAATACATTATATTAGTTCACGTACATTGATTCGATCTACgtcattcttctttctttcttttcgcagCAGCTATTCGATTGATTACATGTGAAAACATGAAAAACATTTACTGTAATGTTGCATTTAATGTAGGTTCGattcatcggaaaatttactcATGAACGTctcaaaaaaaagatatcagaaataaaaaaaaagtcgtatTGGTACAGAATGATAATTTGTTGACTGTGAGAAATATTTCGTAGACATTTGCAGCGAGAATTACAGTTCCTTAGGGTCGTTGGACCGATTCAAACTAAATGAGAGAATGTTACAATGGCTATCAAGAATATTTGCGTACATGTTTTTCTAAAGGCTaagtaatttttcgtttctttagcATTTCAaatagtaaattttttttttgtatgtaaAATCAGTGACCGAGATATTAAATGACCCGGTCATCATTCGCGCGGTTATTTAAAGCATCATCGCGAAATTCTTTAGTTCAACCGCGAAAATCCCAGTTTGCTGTGACATCACCCAATTGACGCGATTCGAAGTTTCATTCAACAGATTGTTACCTCCTTTTAGGATACGGTAAGTCTCATATGTTTCGATGGATGGAAAGTCCGACCAATTTTGGCTCCCACTCGTATTCAGTTTTAATACTGAAAATTGAGTCAGGaaagttatttttatcgctgATTGATTATCGCGATTTGGGTGCATTCATTATCAAATTCAAATGAGGATAATATTACGTCTGTAGCAAATTGATTACGTATTGGCATCTTCGTGTTGTAGGCGTTTCATCGCAGATTTGAATTCTTCTCGTAATTGTTAATTATATCGCAGATTAAATGCATAAGTACACTTGAAATATATTCACATAGCATTGTTATGCGATTATTTGCTATCGTTTATGAGGCGTAATTGAAACCGATGAATATTCAAGAGCATTGTATCATCAGCTTACGAATCGTATACTTACTACTATTTATCTATCTAGAGCTGGGAATTGAAGACGATCACCTCTTTTCGAAAAGTCAGCGACCAGCCGAGCGAAACCTTGCTGATAAGCTTTAACAAGgttcttttcttcaatcttTTGTCTGCTGCGAATGTTAGCGGCTGAATATATTTAACGTTCTTGAATTTGTGTATTTATTACCAGTTTTTAGAATAACATTGTTTTATAACAGGTTTGAATAATCGACCTACATTATGTTACTCAACTAGCTGTTGGGGAGTTATTATTATGGTTGATGCATTTATCGCATTATTAACCCTGGAAGTGCTGAAATCGctcagaaaaattagaaatatagGTGGTGTGAGTAAAGCCAGACTAATGTTATAagtggtatatatttttttttttatgatctcAAGTTTTTACAGTGAACTGTTACAGAGACAAACGTAAAGCCTAATCGATATTTGTTATCATAACTATAATAATGTATGTTTAATTGCAGCGTAACCTTGTCAAATTCTTGAGTATTCGACAAGAATGGGAAAATTTACATGATTATGAGGTGCCTCTTTGGGTATTGATCCTCCTGCAGAAGTATCGCCACATTTGAGTTTCAAAACTTGAGTTGCTCACAGGCAGTAAATGCGTAGGGTGTTATCTTCAACAGGTTCTGGTAAAATTACCTTCCAGTTCATATGTTGCAAGAAGATCATTGGATAGAAGTACAAATGCAAAGTAAAACCGAATGTTACAAAATGACCGAACGAAATTGATAAACAGCAAATCAATCGCAATTATAGTTAAGTTATGATTCCCCCTCAATTTTCCGCAAGCATGAACCTATATCGTCAAATCTCTGgattaataaatattcacCATCTACCGTACGAATACACTGAAAATGACTGGTAGGTCACGTGCGACGCCTTTTAGTTTATGtggtgttttttgttttttttttaattttcgtcaCTCATAGCACAAGTAGTTATTATTTAAAACTCCCTAAAGATGTAGGATTTTAGCGTATTTAATAATACGAAATAGATTCTGATCGATGTCGCTGTAAACAAAATCCCGAGGTTCAGAAGGTGAATTGATAGTAGACTATGAACAGTTTGCGGTGAGTGATATGAATCACTGCGCTATACGAGAAGAGAGTATCGGGTTGATGACTGTTGGAGTGTGACCGAGAATGTGAGTGAATAAGTAGACATgaagggatgactgaatgaacaGACAGAAGCACGAAGCAAAATTTGTTGTCCTGGCCAGATACGTGTCGGGTGTTGGGTATGTTTTCCACAGGGTCGAACGTTTCATAGGGTTACATGCGTATCATGGAGAACGAAGCCCAGCCAAAATCTGGAATCCTCCAAGACTTCTCTCCGACAAAGAGCCCTCCGTCTTCTTCAAAGATgaaatgaaagcaaaaaaagaaaccaggtAAGCGAGGCGAGGAGAGGTGGTGACGGTGATGTTGATGATTTGAGTCTGGTCTACCAAATCCTGGCTGCGAGGGCTCTCTGCATTAAAACATTCTTGCTTCGCTGCTTCATACGCTCAATGAAGATATCCTTTCCATCCAGGCTAGCGTCTACAGGTCCGGTCGGGAAAACCTCGTCGCTCTGGCAACAAACGATAGTTAGTTGGCTGGCTAGTCGTCGATATCATCAGGGCGGCTGAGGCTtgtctgtattttttttgcgaaagcCTACCTAACCAACCTTGTTGTTAGCTGAGTCGCCCCCCTCTCCCTCGCCCCACCTCTCGTAGTCATCATCGTCTCTCTCCTCCCCCTCGCTTAGTGGACCATCCTGTCTTTTGTTTTGTGGCATAGCAGGACCTCCACTTTGTTGCTCCCTTTCacgctctctctccctctccctttgAGGTTCTCGTTCTCTTTCCCTATCTCGCTCTCCACCATCGTCACCACCCTCGAGcatcttgtttattttttccttggCCTCGTCAACCTTGCGCATAGGATCTGGGGAGTAGCTTCTGTCGCTGTATCTATCCCTGGATGATCCCCTTCTGTCTCGGAAATCACGCCTGTCCCTGAAGTCCCTGAAGTTTTGTTTTCCATGGAAGAATCTACCACCTCTATTTCCGCCTCTGCCTCTTCCTCCGCCACGATTCTGAAAACCTCCACCTCTGCGGTTTCCAAATCTGTTATTGTGCTGATTGTTGTTGTAGAATCGGTTTCTATTCTGGAAGTTACCACCACCACGGTGGTTCTGGTTGTTGAAACCCTGGAAACGTGGCTTATAATATGTACCCCTATTGTTGTATGGCCTGAACTGTCTCTTCCTGTAATAACCACGGTCCCCGGACCTGCTACGACTACGGCTACGAGTGTACGACGACCTCGACCTCGACCCTGATCTGCTGTAAGAACCCGATGGTGAACGACTATATTTCCGTTCGTAGCTACCCGATCTGCGTCCAGAGTACGACCTGGACCTAGTACGCCTACCAGAACGTGACGATCTAGAACTTGAGCCGCTCTTTGAACGGCTTCTAGAGTTTCGCTTTCTAGTACGATCTCTGCTCATTCTTTTGGAGTTGTTGCCATCACCGCCGCCACCTGGACCACCTGGGCCACCACGACCAAGAGATTCGCGTTTTTTCATGGACTGTCTTCGCCTGTCATTTTCACTGTCCGAATCTGTTCTTGGACCTTTAGCTTGACCGCTGTGGCCTTTACCTAGTGGGGGTCGGGGCCCTGGTGGTTCTGGAGGATGATTATTGCTATTCATTTGGCCGATGGGTTGGAACTTGCCACCCAGACTGGTTGAGGAAAATTTCCCCATTGGAACAGAAGCAGGTAGAGGTACCGAAGAGTCTTTGTAAGTCTGGAACTTATTCTGAGGTTGCGGGGTTGGATACTTGACGGGTGCCTGTTTCAGTAGAGGTAGCTCCTTGGGCAACGGAGGGGGCGGAGTTGGCGTCATGATGGGCTGAGCCGCAGCTCGTTTTTCTACCAATTCACGCTGCATTTGCTTCCGAATGTTCAATGATTTCTCCAGGGCAGCTCGCTGTATTCTCTCTTCATGATCGTTGTCACTGTTATCGTCGCTCTCAAGCTTAAGCGCAGACTTTTTATCCGGCTGAATGTCTTGCCACTTTTGGATATGCCCCTCCTTTTGCCTGAAACGGAATATTCTAAGTATAAGAAAACTTTACGTATAAGAAAACTTTAGTCCTTACATGAACTTGTTTAAAAAAGATTAACCCTTAGACTGCCAGAATAATGCCatatgatgtatgtacattcacGGCTCACAAGTATGCACTGATGCTTGGGAAACATTTATGTTAGGGAAAGACATTTCGACTTATAAGATCCTAGTGGTCCAAGGGTCAACACACTTTTGAATTGTCAAAGCTTCGGAAGTGTGCATATaacaatattaaaaataaactaatacGTCCAAGACGTGTACTTACTTGCTTACGTATCTGGCAGCTTGCGCAGCTTTCCACTTGGCGTTGAGGGCAGCCGTGTCCAAGGTCAGTTTAGGTTCGGGATGAATCAGCAGCGCGTCTTGATCGAATATATCTGTAATTGGTTTCCTTTGAATATCTGTAATaatagaaatttgaaaaatacaaaactaAAAAGACTTCGGACGGCGAAGCAGAACACCTTGAAAACCGAcctattgaatgaaaaaaaaaaaaattaagcttTTAGCTGTACCTGCTGATTTATCACTAATCAGAACAGTCCCAAGATGTTAAAACAAACAAGCGCGTGAGAAACAACCGTAACAAAATAGGATGTAGGCGAGTACGTGA from Athalia rosae chromosome 1, iyAthRosa1.1, whole genome shotgun sequence carries:
- the LOC105685170 gene encoding venom serine protease inhibitor-like, with amino-acid sequence MNSLSTVTLYTLLVIGAVALMNVAAYQNQDTNSANTVGGDPGTTTSNCDRSEVYSRCNANPSCQKTCDNYEEPNACSSSGTAANECYPGCVCKSGFVRVVKGDRCIPIDKCEGRVRH
- the LOC105685228 gene encoding tetratricopeptide repeat protein 14 homolog isoform X7, with amino-acid sequence MDNKGQSYELMLENSAGFNNPNNTKYLCNLMGLGQENHSNMVGLRERFPETEYANELRQIQASKWAFRSVAEGIDHFKAGRHTEAFQCLNKALTVDPRNVEGLVARGALYANGGSFKKAIDDFETALKLNQTHANARKYMAETLVALGRSYEDENKFEDARKAYENCLAIAPYHEEARNSIEYIKTKTLTTGLNPLDTFKTFETEEAPEIKIKEKKKRKKERKSRSKKRQRWSSSSSSSSSGSSSSSSSDSSSSSSSGTSRSGSRSPNRKRKHKKDHRGSLSPLSKRMAQYNNPPAALAAAHDAILPIPYTGSREKPEDYETKVRKFLEQTKDDSDYEDKVRKFLEETARWKREREKDKKHSESDKLKKKKKKEKKGKDKDKEDKKTRKKKKKEERKKRKNKDKLERDLEALRKSSLPDLEQLESKLSAYYAKVEKETAVLKSNAEKLAESTRREEEIRRERDREREREKERDEAAKAYHEREPKAVMTSQQRKDIQRKPITDIFDQDALLIHPEPKLTLDTAALNAKWKAAQAARYVSKQKEGHIQKWQDIQPDKKSALKLESDDNSDNDHEERIQRAALEKSLNIRKQMQRELVEKRAAAQPIMTPTPPPPLPKELPLLKQAPVKYPTPQPQNKFQTYKDSSVPLPASVPMGKFSSTSLGGKFQPIGQMNSNNHPPEPPGPRPPLGKGHSGQAKGPRTDSDSENDRRRQSMKKRESLGRGGPGGPGGGGDGNNSKRMSRDRTRKRNSRSRSKSGSSSRSSRSGRRTRSRSYSGRRSGSYERKYSRSPSGSYSRSGSRSRSSYTRSRSRSRSGDRGYYRKRQFRPYNNRGTYYKPRFQGFNNQNHRGGGNFQNRNRFYNNNQHNNRFGNRRGGGFQNRGGGRGRGGNRGGRFFHGKQNFRDFRDRRDFRDRRGSSRDRYSDRSYSPDPMRKVDEAKEKINKMLEGGDDGGERDREREREPQREREREREREQQSGGPAMPQNKRQDGPLSEGEERDDDDYERWGEGEGGDSANNKSDEVFPTGPVDASLDGKDIFIERMKQRSKNVLMQRALAARIW